One window of Dermacentor albipictus isolate Rhodes 1998 colony chromosome 9, USDA_Dalb.pri_finalv2, whole genome shotgun sequence genomic DNA carries:
- the LOC135903647 gene encoding ribitol-5-phosphate transferase FKTN-like isoform X2: MEKDTVQHFSPTWSLIRDVADAAAQTNFPLFILDASILQCLADKTIPVERPSCFDLPRGHAFVQFGSLGQFAAQKEHDFLSFLSHAGYQTSKLSVPNPKVLAHGLEVLIPTHYLISQKQNTALHVVVFHERPGNFWWHAAAMAEEDDTNKTDISFNRLITSASRPQFIKSDGAYDKAEVLPCDLGGGLHSFAPTQFDTFVGEQPFIECNTTRARLFHAIHGRDETPEAELFRLKVHRLLVKVKQLLGELSVPFWISSGTCLGFFRQCDVIPYTTDVDIGVFIKDYKPEIISAFSTHDIPLTHLFGKVEDSYELSFRDRDVKLDIFFFYEEDDHIWNGGTQARTGKKFKYTFPKFKLCWTEFLDIKLRIPCETQKYIEANYGPNWFQPIKRWDWKASPPNVEENGVWPVEEWPHVIKLFPLPES, from the exons atg GAAAAAGACACTGTTCAGCATTTTAGCCCAACATGG AGCCTGATCAGAGATGTGGCAGATGCAGCAGCTCAGACCAACTTCCCACTTTTTATCTTGGATGCAAGCATTCTGCAATGTCTCGCAGACAAGACAATCCCGGTTGAACGGCCCTCTTGCTTTGATCTTCCCCGAGGCCATGCCTTTGTGCAGTTTGGCTCACTGGGACAGTTTGCTGCTCAAAAG GAACATGACTTCCTGTCCTTCCTGTCTCATGCCGGTTACCAGACGTCCAAGCTAAGTGTTCCCAATCCCAAAGTTCTTGCCCATGGCCTGGAAGTGCTCATCCCAACTCACTACCTCATCTCCCAGAAGCAGAACACCGCACTTCACGTCGTCGTCTTTCATGAGCGGCCAGGCAACTTTTGGTGGCACGCCGCTGCCATGGCAGAGGAAGATGATACCAACAAGACTGACATTTCGTTTAACAGGCTGATCACATCAGCAAGCCGCCCTCAATTTATCAAAAGTGATGGTGCATATGACAA AGCGGAAGTCCTCCCGTGTGATTTAGGTGGAGGCTTGCACTCATTTGCTCCCACGCAATTTGACACATTTGTTGGCGAGCAGCCATTCATTGAGTGCAACACTACTCGTGCCCGACTCTTTCATGCCATCCACGGACGGGATGAGACTCCCGAAGCTGAACTTTTCCGTCTCAAAGTCCATCGCCTTCTTGTCAAAGTGAAGCAGCTGCTGGGTGAGCTCAGTGTGCCCTTCTGGATCAGCAGTGGAACCTGCCTTG GCTTCTTCAGGCAGTGTGATGTGATTCCTTACACAACTGACGTCGACATTGGAGTCTTCATCAAAGACTACAAGCCTGAGATCATTTCTGCATTCTCAACCCATGACATCCCTCTCACACACTTGTTTGGAAAG GTTGAAGACAGCTATGAGTTGTCGTTCAGAGATCGTGATGTGAAACTTGACATATTCTTCTTCTATGAAGAGGACGACCACATCTGGAATGGAGGCACACAAGCGAGGACAGGAAAAAAGTTCAA GTATACATTCCCAAAGTTCAAGCTTTGCTGGACTGAATTTTTGGACATCAAGTTACGAATTCCGTGCGAGACACAGAAGTACATTGAAGCCAACTATGGCCCCAACTGGTTCCAGCCCATAAAGAGATGGGATTGGAAAGCAAGCCCCCCTAACGTTGAAGAAAATGGTGTTTGGCCTGTTGAAGAGTGGCCACATGTCATCAAGTTGTTCCCATTGCCAGAGTCGTGA
- the LOC135903647 gene encoding ribitol-5-phosphate transferase FKTN-like isoform X1, translated as MRRNAIRLICLLGCGAVLLAVQSVVLQYIFKQEKDTVQHFSPTWSLIRDVADAAAQTNFPLFILDASILQCLADKTIPVERPSCFDLPRGHAFVQFGSLGQFAAQKEHDFLSFLSHAGYQTSKLSVPNPKVLAHGLEVLIPTHYLISQKQNTALHVVVFHERPGNFWWHAAAMAEEDDTNKTDISFNRLITSASRPQFIKSDGAYDKAEVLPCDLGGGLHSFAPTQFDTFVGEQPFIECNTTRARLFHAIHGRDETPEAELFRLKVHRLLVKVKQLLGELSVPFWISSGTCLGFFRQCDVIPYTTDVDIGVFIKDYKPEIISAFSTHDIPLTHLFGKVEDSYELSFRDRDVKLDIFFFYEEDDHIWNGGTQARTGKKFKYTFPKFKLCWTEFLDIKLRIPCETQKYIEANYGPNWFQPIKRWDWKASPPNVEENGVWPVEEWPHVIKLFPLPES; from the exons ATGAGAAGAAATGCGATCAGACTCATCTGTTTGCTTGGATGTGGTGCCGTCCTCCTTGCTGTTCAGTCTGTTGTCCTTCAGTATATTTTTAAGCAG GAAAAAGACACTGTTCAGCATTTTAGCCCAACATGG AGCCTGATCAGAGATGTGGCAGATGCAGCAGCTCAGACCAACTTCCCACTTTTTATCTTGGATGCAAGCATTCTGCAATGTCTCGCAGACAAGACAATCCCGGTTGAACGGCCCTCTTGCTTTGATCTTCCCCGAGGCCATGCCTTTGTGCAGTTTGGCTCACTGGGACAGTTTGCTGCTCAAAAG GAACATGACTTCCTGTCCTTCCTGTCTCATGCCGGTTACCAGACGTCCAAGCTAAGTGTTCCCAATCCCAAAGTTCTTGCCCATGGCCTGGAAGTGCTCATCCCAACTCACTACCTCATCTCCCAGAAGCAGAACACCGCACTTCACGTCGTCGTCTTTCATGAGCGGCCAGGCAACTTTTGGTGGCACGCCGCTGCCATGGCAGAGGAAGATGATACCAACAAGACTGACATTTCGTTTAACAGGCTGATCACATCAGCAAGCCGCCCTCAATTTATCAAAAGTGATGGTGCATATGACAA AGCGGAAGTCCTCCCGTGTGATTTAGGTGGAGGCTTGCACTCATTTGCTCCCACGCAATTTGACACATTTGTTGGCGAGCAGCCATTCATTGAGTGCAACACTACTCGTGCCCGACTCTTTCATGCCATCCACGGACGGGATGAGACTCCCGAAGCTGAACTTTTCCGTCTCAAAGTCCATCGCCTTCTTGTCAAAGTGAAGCAGCTGCTGGGTGAGCTCAGTGTGCCCTTCTGGATCAGCAGTGGAACCTGCCTTG GCTTCTTCAGGCAGTGTGATGTGATTCCTTACACAACTGACGTCGACATTGGAGTCTTCATCAAAGACTACAAGCCTGAGATCATTTCTGCATTCTCAACCCATGACATCCCTCTCACACACTTGTTTGGAAAG GTTGAAGACAGCTATGAGTTGTCGTTCAGAGATCGTGATGTGAAACTTGACATATTCTTCTTCTATGAAGAGGACGACCACATCTGGAATGGAGGCACACAAGCGAGGACAGGAAAAAAGTTCAA GTATACATTCCCAAAGTTCAAGCTTTGCTGGACTGAATTTTTGGACATCAAGTTACGAATTCCGTGCGAGACACAGAAGTACATTGAAGCCAACTATGGCCCCAACTGGTTCCAGCCCATAAAGAGATGGGATTGGAAAGCAAGCCCCCCTAACGTTGAAGAAAATGGTGTTTGGCCTGTTGAAGAGTGGCCACATGTCATCAAGTTGTTCCCATTGCCAGAGTCGTGA